In the Candidatus Dechloromonas phosphoritropha genome, ATTCGGAAACGCCGCCGCTGCTTTTTGTCGGCGAGCCGGTCGCTTTCGCTTCGCTGAAGATGAGCGGCCTGCGTGAGGGCATGCCGATTCCGACGGCGACCATTGTGGCGCAGGTTTTTCGCTGCCCGAGCTGCGGTGCTCCGCTGCAATCCCGTTCGCGGGATGTCGTTGCGGTTGGTTGCTCGGCTTGCGGTGCCGTCGTCGACACCGCCGACCAGAACTACAGACTGCTGTCGAAGGCGCTGAGCAGTAACGGCGAGCAATACACACCACGGATTGCGCTTGGCAGCAAGGGCGTGCTGGAGGGAAACCCGATCGAGGTCATCGGCTTTCTGGTCAAGCGCAGCACCGTCGACGGTATCGATTACGATTGGCGCGAATACCTGCTCGCCGGCGACGGTCCGCAGAGTCGCGGAACCTACCGCTGGCTCACCGAATACAACGGGCACTGGAATGTCGTCGACGTGCTCTCCAATCCGCCGACGGGCAGTGGCGCGCGGGAGCTGAGCGCGGTTCAGTTTGGCGGTCAGTCGTTCAGGCATTTCTCGACGGCACCGGCTGCCGAGGTGATCCAGGTCACCGGCGAATTCACGTGGCGCGTCCGGCGCGGCGAAACCAGCCGCGTCGTCGACTACGTGGCACCGCCACTGATGCTGTCGCGCGAATCGACAGACAACGACCTCAACTGGTCGCTCGGCACCTATGTCGCCCCCGAGGCGATTGCCAGCGCCTTCAAGCTGTCGGGGCGGATGGTCGCGCCGGTCGGTGTCTATGCCAACCAGCCCAATCCGTGGGCGGAATCCCGGCGTCGCGCGTGGGGCCTGTTCTGGAAACTGGCGCTGGCGGCAGTCGTCCTGCAGGTGCTCTTTGCCTTAATTGGTGGCGGCAAGACGCTATTGCGCCAGGAATTGGCCTTCTCCCCGCAGGCCGGCGACGAGACGCTGGTTACGCGTGAATTCGAGGTCAAGGGCAAGCCGCGCAAGCTGACGGTGCGTAACTCGACGTCGCTCGACAACAGCTGGATCGGACTCGACCTGATGCTGGTCAACAAGACGACCGGCGAGGCCTGGCCGGTGACGCGCGAACTGGCCTACTACTATGGCCGGGATGGCGGCGAAAGCTGGTCGGAAGGCAGCCGTGACGACGCGGTAGTGTTCCGCGACATCCCGCCCGGCACCTACTATCTGACGGTCGACCCGGAAATCGCACCGGAAAAACAGGTGCCGGTGCACGATGCTATCGAGGTTTCCAGCGGAGGTTCCGGCTGGTCGAATTTCATCATGATTATGCTGGCACTTGCCCTTTTCCCGATTTTCGCGCATATCCGCCATGCTGCTTTCGAGACTGGCCGCTGGGCCGAGAGCGACCACGCGCCGGTGGCGAGCAGCAACGATTCGGACGGGGACGACTGATGTTCGGCAAATTCAATCTGGCAACCGGAATCCTCGCGCTGCTGCTCTTCGTTTACGCGCAGTACCAAGGCTGGAGCCTGTTCGACAACGTCGCCAATCCGGCCAAGGGCGGCACCGGTAGCAGCCGCGTCTATCACAAGTGATCGGCGCTGCCGTTGGTCAAGCGCTGACGTCGAAGCACAGATACTTGATTTCGAGATAGTCCTCGATTCCGTATTTCGACCCTTCACGCCCGATGCCGGACTGCTTGATGCCGCCGAATGGCGCTACCTCGTTCGAAATCAGGCCGGTATTGACCCCGACCATGCCGTATTCGAGCGCCTCACCGACGCGCCAGCAGCGGGCAACATCGCGCGAATAGAAATAGGCGGCGAGACCGAACTCAGTGGCATTGGCCATCGTCACCGCCTCGGCTTCGGTCTCGAAACGGAATAGTGGCGCCACCGGGCCGAAGGTTTCCTCGCGGGCGACGCG is a window encoding:
- a CDS encoding DUF4178 domain-containing protein, translated to MTASCPSCGAPVVFKSAASIFAVCDYCQSTLVRHDQALEDIGKMAALVEDRSPLQLGAEGSYTGVHFALIGRIQIRYSQGYWNEWHLLFDDMRTGWLSEAGGEYVLTFVEHVQELLPRFEDLKIGQRFVLASQPWTVSNLENAECVAGQGELPFKVGAGYPVATVDLRNGTNFATLDYSETPPLLFVGEPVAFASLKMSGLREGMPIPTATIVAQVFRCPSCGAPLQSRSRDVVAVGCSACGAVVDTADQNYRLLSKALSSNGEQYTPRIALGSKGVLEGNPIEVIGFLVKRSTVDGIDYDWREYLLAGDGPQSRGTYRWLTEYNGHWNVVDVLSNPPTGSGARELSAVQFGGQSFRHFSTAPAAEVIQVTGEFTWRVRRGETSRVVDYVAPPLMLSRESTDNDLNWSLGTYVAPEAIASAFKLSGRMVAPVGVYANQPNPWAESRRRAWGLFWKLALAAVVLQVLFALIGGGKTLLRQELAFSPQAGDETLVTREFEVKGKPRKLTVRNSTSLDNSWIGLDLMLVNKTTGEAWPVTRELAYYYGRDGGESWSEGSRDDAVVFRDIPPGTYYLTVDPEIAPEKQVPVHDAIEVSSGGSGWSNFIMIMLALALFPIFAHIRHAAFETGRWAESDHAPVASSNDSDGDD